A section of the Ovis canadensis isolate MfBH-ARS-UI-01 breed Bighorn chromosome 1, ARS-UI_OviCan_v2, whole genome shotgun sequence genome encodes:
- the BACH1 gene encoding transcription regulator protein BACH1 isoform X2, with translation MWLGENAVFAYESSVHGAHVLRCLDEQRRKDELCDVTVLVEGRPFRAHRAVLAACSAYFHARLAGAAGAEPRITLPGEVTVKGFEPLIQFAYTAKLILSKDNVDEVYKCVEFLGVPDIEESCFQFLKYKFLDSTADQQECPRKKCFSSPCQKPDFKFSLLDQKDLEIDEVEEFLDNKNVQTPHCKLRRYQGSAKATPPLQDSASQTCESMCLEKDAPLALPSLCPKYRKFQKAFGTDRVRTVESSVKDIQAASVQPHEPSESECLGGIQDCADLQVILKCEERKSVMEHEEAKKKDPASQGSSGKTETTPCPPSSADPHGLYSLSLLHTYDQYGDLNFAGMQNTTVLTEKPSSGSSVREEKAFGESPDVKSDSGPRKESGLAASDLSSVEREVAEHLAKGFWSDICSADSPCQMQLSPAVAKDGPEQNYPQKRSECPWLGIRISESPEPGQRTFTTLSSVNCPFISTLSPEGCSSSLEIGTDDYVSEPQQEPCPYACVISLGDDSETDTEGDSEPCSAREQECEVKLPFNAQRIISLSRNDFQSLLKMHKLTPEQLDCIHDIRRRSKNRIAAQRCRKRKLDCIQNLESEIEKLQNEKESLLKERDHILSTLGETKQNLTGLCQQVCKEAALSQEQIQILAKYSASDCPLSLLISEKGKSTPDGEAEMICHLDAENSHVEMQ, from the exons ATGTGGCTGGGTGAGAACGCGGTGTTCGCCTACGAGTCGTCGGTGCACGGCGCGCACGTGCTGCGCTGCCTGGACGAGCAGCGGCGGAAGGACGAGCTGTGCGACGTGACGGTGCTGGTGGAGGGCCGGCCCTTCCGCGCGCACCGCGCCGTGCTGGCCGCCTGCAGCGCCTACTTCCACGCCCGGCTCGCCGGCGCGGCCGGCGCAGAGCCACGCATCACGCTGCCCGGAGAG GTGACAGTTAAAGGATTTGAACCTTTAATTCAGTTTGCCTACACTGCTAAACTGATACTCAGTAAGGACAATGTGGATGAGGTGTACAAGTGTGTGGAATTTTTAGGCGTACCTGATATTGAGGAAtcctgctttcagtttctcaaatACAAGTTTCTGGACTCCACTGCAGACCAGCAGGAATGCCCCAGAAAAAAATGCTTCTCCTCACCTTGCCAGAAACCAGATTTTAAGTTTTCACTTTTGGACCAGAAGGATTTAGAAATTGATGAGGTGGAGGAATTTCTGGACAACAAAAATGTCCAAACCCCTCACTGTAAACTGCGTAGGTATCAAGGCAGTGCAAAAGCGACTCCTCCTCTGCAGGACAGTGCCAGCCAAACATGTGAATCCATGTGCTTAGAAAAGGACGCTCCCCTGGCTCTGCCGTCTTTATGCCCCAAATACCGAAAATTCCAGAAAGCGTTTGGAACCGACAGAGTCCGAACTGTGGAGTCCAGCGTCAAAGACATTCAGGCTGCTTCTGTTCAGCCACATGAGCCGTCGGAAAGTGAGTGTCTAGGAGGAATCCAGGACTGTGCAGACTTGCAggtgattttaaaatgtgaagaaagaAAGTCAGTGATGGAACATGAAGAAGCCAAGAAGAAAGATCCCGCTTCCCAGGGCTCATCCGGAAAAACAGAAACGACTCCCTGCCCCCCCAGTTCTGCAGACCCCCACGGGCtctactctctgtctctcttacaCACGTACGACCAGTATGGTGACTTGAATTTTGCTGGCATGCAAAACACGACAGTGTTAACGGAAAAGCCTTCATCGGGTTCCAGTGTGCGAGAGGAGAAGGCTTTCGGTGAGAGTCCGGATGTGAAATCAGACTCCGGCCCCAGGAAGGAGAGTGGCCTTGCCGCGAGTGATCTGAGCAGCGTGGAGCGAGAGGTGGCGGAACACCTCGCGAAGGGCTTCTGGAGTGACATCTGCAGCGCGGACTCTCCCTGCCAAATGCAGTTGTCACCTGCCGTGGCCAAAGACGGCCCAGAGCAGAACTACCCCCAGAAGCGGTCTGAGTGTCCCTGGTTAGGTATCAGGATCAGCGAGAGCCCGGAACCGGGCCAGAGGACTTTCACGACCTTGAGTTCTGTCAATTGCCCTTTTATAAGCACTCTGAGTCCCGAGGGCTGTTCCAGCAGCCTGGAAATTGGAACCGATGACTACGTTTCAGAGCCCCAGCAGGAGCCTTGTCCCTACGCTTGTGTGATCAGCTTGGGAGATGACTCGGAGACAGATACCGAAGGGGACAGTGAGCCCTGTTCAGCCAGAGAACAAGAGTGTGAG GTAAAATTGCCATTTAATGCACAACGAATAATTTCACTCTCTCGAAATGATTTTCAATCTTTGTTGAAAATGCACAAACTGACTCCAGAACAACTGGATTGCATCCATGATATTCGGAGAAGAAGTAAAAACAGAATTGCTGCACAGCGCTGTCGCAAGAGGAAACTTGACTGTATACAGAATCTTGAATCAGAAATTGAGAAGCTG CAAAACGAAAAGGAGAGCTTGTTGAAGGAGAGGGATCACATTTTGTCCACGCTGGGCGAGACCAAGCAGAACCTGACCGGGCTTTGCCAGCAAGTCTGTAAAGAAGCGGCTCTGAGTCAAGAACAGATACAGATCCTCGCCAAGTACTCAGCCTCCGACTGCCCGCTCTCCCTGTTAATTTCTGAGAAAGGCAAGAGCACTCCTGATG GAGAGGCAGAAATGATCTGCCACTTGGATGCCGAAAATTCCCACGTGGAAATGCAGTAa
- the BACH1 gene encoding transcription regulator protein BACH1 isoform X1: MWLGENAVFAYESSVHGAHVLRCLDEQRRKDELCDVTVLVEGRPFRAHRAVLAACSAYFHARLAGAAGAEPRITLPGEVTVKGFEPLIQFAYTAKLILSKDNVDEVYKCVEFLGVPDIEESCFQFLKYKFLDSTADQQECPRKKCFSSPCQKPDFKFSLLDQKDLEIDEVEEFLDNKNVQTPHCKLRRYQGSAKATPPLQDSASQTCESMCLEKDAPLALPSLCPKYRKFQKAFGTDRVRTVESSVKDIQAASVQPHEPSESECLGGIQDCADLQVILKCEERKSVMEHEEAKKKDPASQGSSGKTETTPCPPSSADPHGLYSLSLLHTYDQYGDLNFAGMQNTTVLTEKPSSGSSVREEKAFGESPDVKSDSGPRKESGLAASDLSSVEREVAEHLAKGFWSDICSADSPCQMQLSPAVAKDGPEQNYPQKRSECPWLGIRISESPEPGQRTFTTLSSVNCPFISTLSPEGCSSSLEIGTDDYVSEPQQEPCPYACVISLGDDSETDTEGDSEPCSAREQECEVKLPFNAQRIISLSRNDFQSLLKMHKLTPEQLDCIHDIRRRSKNRIAAQRCRKRKLDCIQNLESEIEKLQNEKESLLKERDHILSTLGETKQNLTGLCQQVCKEAALSQEQIQILAKYSASDCPLSLLISEKGKSTPDGELTLPSILSLSESPAAGLPAGEPSPCYPSTKGGEAGGVRGQESQTAASTLSEPREPCRQSGGISDFCQQMTDKCTTDE, from the exons ATGTGGCTGGGTGAGAACGCGGTGTTCGCCTACGAGTCGTCGGTGCACGGCGCGCACGTGCTGCGCTGCCTGGACGAGCAGCGGCGGAAGGACGAGCTGTGCGACGTGACGGTGCTGGTGGAGGGCCGGCCCTTCCGCGCGCACCGCGCCGTGCTGGCCGCCTGCAGCGCCTACTTCCACGCCCGGCTCGCCGGCGCGGCCGGCGCAGAGCCACGCATCACGCTGCCCGGAGAG GTGACAGTTAAAGGATTTGAACCTTTAATTCAGTTTGCCTACACTGCTAAACTGATACTCAGTAAGGACAATGTGGATGAGGTGTACAAGTGTGTGGAATTTTTAGGCGTACCTGATATTGAGGAAtcctgctttcagtttctcaaatACAAGTTTCTGGACTCCACTGCAGACCAGCAGGAATGCCCCAGAAAAAAATGCTTCTCCTCACCTTGCCAGAAACCAGATTTTAAGTTTTCACTTTTGGACCAGAAGGATTTAGAAATTGATGAGGTGGAGGAATTTCTGGACAACAAAAATGTCCAAACCCCTCACTGTAAACTGCGTAGGTATCAAGGCAGTGCAAAAGCGACTCCTCCTCTGCAGGACAGTGCCAGCCAAACATGTGAATCCATGTGCTTAGAAAAGGACGCTCCCCTGGCTCTGCCGTCTTTATGCCCCAAATACCGAAAATTCCAGAAAGCGTTTGGAACCGACAGAGTCCGAACTGTGGAGTCCAGCGTCAAAGACATTCAGGCTGCTTCTGTTCAGCCACATGAGCCGTCGGAAAGTGAGTGTCTAGGAGGAATCCAGGACTGTGCAGACTTGCAggtgattttaaaatgtgaagaaagaAAGTCAGTGATGGAACATGAAGAAGCCAAGAAGAAAGATCCCGCTTCCCAGGGCTCATCCGGAAAAACAGAAACGACTCCCTGCCCCCCCAGTTCTGCAGACCCCCACGGGCtctactctctgtctctcttacaCACGTACGACCAGTATGGTGACTTGAATTTTGCTGGCATGCAAAACACGACAGTGTTAACGGAAAAGCCTTCATCGGGTTCCAGTGTGCGAGAGGAGAAGGCTTTCGGTGAGAGTCCGGATGTGAAATCAGACTCCGGCCCCAGGAAGGAGAGTGGCCTTGCCGCGAGTGATCTGAGCAGCGTGGAGCGAGAGGTGGCGGAACACCTCGCGAAGGGCTTCTGGAGTGACATCTGCAGCGCGGACTCTCCCTGCCAAATGCAGTTGTCACCTGCCGTGGCCAAAGACGGCCCAGAGCAGAACTACCCCCAGAAGCGGTCTGAGTGTCCCTGGTTAGGTATCAGGATCAGCGAGAGCCCGGAACCGGGCCAGAGGACTTTCACGACCTTGAGTTCTGTCAATTGCCCTTTTATAAGCACTCTGAGTCCCGAGGGCTGTTCCAGCAGCCTGGAAATTGGAACCGATGACTACGTTTCAGAGCCCCAGCAGGAGCCTTGTCCCTACGCTTGTGTGATCAGCTTGGGAGATGACTCGGAGACAGATACCGAAGGGGACAGTGAGCCCTGTTCAGCCAGAGAACAAGAGTGTGAG GTAAAATTGCCATTTAATGCACAACGAATAATTTCACTCTCTCGAAATGATTTTCAATCTTTGTTGAAAATGCACAAACTGACTCCAGAACAACTGGATTGCATCCATGATATTCGGAGAAGAAGTAAAAACAGAATTGCTGCACAGCGCTGTCGCAAGAGGAAACTTGACTGTATACAGAATCTTGAATCAGAAATTGAGAAGCTG CAAAACGAAAAGGAGAGCTTGTTGAAGGAGAGGGATCACATTTTGTCCACGCTGGGCGAGACCAAGCAGAACCTGACCGGGCTTTGCCAGCAAGTCTGTAAAGAAGCGGCTCTGAGTCAAGAACAGATACAGATCCTCGCCAAGTACTCAGCCTCCGACTGCCCGCTCTCCCTGTTAATTTCTGAGAAAGGCAAGAGCACTCCTGATGGTGAGCTCACATTACCCTCGATCCTGAGTCTGTCTGAAAGTCCTGCGGCTGGGCTGCCTGCCGGGGAGCCCAGCCCATGTTACCCCAGCACCAAGGGCGGCGAGGCGGGTGGTGTGCGGGGCCAGGAGTCCCAGACGGCTGCCAGCACCCTCTCGGAGCCGAGGGAGCCCTGTCGCCAGAGCGGGGGCATCTCAGACTTCTGTCAACAGATGACCGACAAGTGTACTACTGATGAGTAA
- the BACH1 gene encoding transcription regulator protein BACH1 isoform X3, with amino-acid sequence MWLGENAVFAYESSVHGAHVLRCLDEQRRKDELCDVTVLVEGRPFRAHRAVLAACSAYFHARLAGAAGAEPRITLPGEVTVKGFEPLIQFAYTAKLILSKDNVDEVYKCVEFLGVPDIEESCFQFLKYKFLDSTADQQECPRKKCFSSPCQKPDFKFSLLDQKDLEIDEVEEFLDNKNVQTPHCKLRRYQGSAKATPPLQDSASQTCESMCLEKDAPLALPSLCPKYRKFQKAFGTDRVRTVESSVKDIQAASVQPHEPSESECLGGIQDCADLQVILKCEERKSVMEHEEAKKKDPASQGSSGKTETTPCPPSSADPHGLYSLSLLHTYDQYGDLNFAGMQNTTVLTEKPSSGSSVREEKAFGESPDVKSDSGPRKESGLAASDLSSVEREVAEHLAKGFWSDICSADSPCQMQLSPAVAKDGPEQNYPQKRSECPWLGIRISESPEPGQRTFTTLSSVNCPFISTLSPEGCSSSLEIGTDDYVSEPQQEPCPYACVISLGDDSETDTEGDSEPCSAREQECEVKLPFNAQRIISLSRNDFQSLLKMHKLTPEQLDCIHDIRRRSKNRIAAQRCRKRKLDCIQNLESEIEKLQNEKESLLKERDHILSTLGETKQNLTGLCQQVCKEAALSQEQIQILAKYSASDCPLSLLISEKGKSTPDGV; translated from the exons ATGTGGCTGGGTGAGAACGCGGTGTTCGCCTACGAGTCGTCGGTGCACGGCGCGCACGTGCTGCGCTGCCTGGACGAGCAGCGGCGGAAGGACGAGCTGTGCGACGTGACGGTGCTGGTGGAGGGCCGGCCCTTCCGCGCGCACCGCGCCGTGCTGGCCGCCTGCAGCGCCTACTTCCACGCCCGGCTCGCCGGCGCGGCCGGCGCAGAGCCACGCATCACGCTGCCCGGAGAG GTGACAGTTAAAGGATTTGAACCTTTAATTCAGTTTGCCTACACTGCTAAACTGATACTCAGTAAGGACAATGTGGATGAGGTGTACAAGTGTGTGGAATTTTTAGGCGTACCTGATATTGAGGAAtcctgctttcagtttctcaaatACAAGTTTCTGGACTCCACTGCAGACCAGCAGGAATGCCCCAGAAAAAAATGCTTCTCCTCACCTTGCCAGAAACCAGATTTTAAGTTTTCACTTTTGGACCAGAAGGATTTAGAAATTGATGAGGTGGAGGAATTTCTGGACAACAAAAATGTCCAAACCCCTCACTGTAAACTGCGTAGGTATCAAGGCAGTGCAAAAGCGACTCCTCCTCTGCAGGACAGTGCCAGCCAAACATGTGAATCCATGTGCTTAGAAAAGGACGCTCCCCTGGCTCTGCCGTCTTTATGCCCCAAATACCGAAAATTCCAGAAAGCGTTTGGAACCGACAGAGTCCGAACTGTGGAGTCCAGCGTCAAAGACATTCAGGCTGCTTCTGTTCAGCCACATGAGCCGTCGGAAAGTGAGTGTCTAGGAGGAATCCAGGACTGTGCAGACTTGCAggtgattttaaaatgtgaagaaagaAAGTCAGTGATGGAACATGAAGAAGCCAAGAAGAAAGATCCCGCTTCCCAGGGCTCATCCGGAAAAACAGAAACGACTCCCTGCCCCCCCAGTTCTGCAGACCCCCACGGGCtctactctctgtctctcttacaCACGTACGACCAGTATGGTGACTTGAATTTTGCTGGCATGCAAAACACGACAGTGTTAACGGAAAAGCCTTCATCGGGTTCCAGTGTGCGAGAGGAGAAGGCTTTCGGTGAGAGTCCGGATGTGAAATCAGACTCCGGCCCCAGGAAGGAGAGTGGCCTTGCCGCGAGTGATCTGAGCAGCGTGGAGCGAGAGGTGGCGGAACACCTCGCGAAGGGCTTCTGGAGTGACATCTGCAGCGCGGACTCTCCCTGCCAAATGCAGTTGTCACCTGCCGTGGCCAAAGACGGCCCAGAGCAGAACTACCCCCAGAAGCGGTCTGAGTGTCCCTGGTTAGGTATCAGGATCAGCGAGAGCCCGGAACCGGGCCAGAGGACTTTCACGACCTTGAGTTCTGTCAATTGCCCTTTTATAAGCACTCTGAGTCCCGAGGGCTGTTCCAGCAGCCTGGAAATTGGAACCGATGACTACGTTTCAGAGCCCCAGCAGGAGCCTTGTCCCTACGCTTGTGTGATCAGCTTGGGAGATGACTCGGAGACAGATACCGAAGGGGACAGTGAGCCCTGTTCAGCCAGAGAACAAGAGTGTGAG GTAAAATTGCCATTTAATGCACAACGAATAATTTCACTCTCTCGAAATGATTTTCAATCTTTGTTGAAAATGCACAAACTGACTCCAGAACAACTGGATTGCATCCATGATATTCGGAGAAGAAGTAAAAACAGAATTGCTGCACAGCGCTGTCGCAAGAGGAAACTTGACTGTATACAGAATCTTGAATCAGAAATTGAGAAGCTG CAAAACGAAAAGGAGAGCTTGTTGAAGGAGAGGGATCACATTTTGTCCACGCTGGGCGAGACCAAGCAGAACCTGACCGGGCTTTGCCAGCAAGTCTGTAAAGAAGCGGCTCTGAGTCAAGAACAGATACAGATCCTCGCCAAGTACTCAGCCTCCGACTGCCCGCTCTCCCTGTTAATTTCTGAGAAAGGCAAGAGCACTCCTGATG